In Haematobia irritans isolate KBUSLIRL chromosome 1, ASM5000362v1, whole genome shotgun sequence, a genomic segment contains:
- the LOC142234937 gene encoding uncharacterized protein LOC142234937, with protein MQNAQNQISIDESSCASGGIGSIRTKTLQRDHLVKRIMGLQTEKAKLMQMSSHQLDVKLSLWERQYDFFEKIQGELESLDERLSTQGFNLSDTVMSSTRVVQQPSLVAHRPHLPTLQLTKFSGDYKEWMGFYNMFCELVHENPELSNIAKFQYLKSCLTDTAARLIQSLEVTADNYESALDMLKQRFDNKRLIFQAHLLNMFQLQSIQKPTVASIRLFIDNINSSLRALRSFASPDQIADGVLLHLIVSKLDKESQSKWEDDIYFSCDLNKSSTSFQLPNWDNLSNFLERRCKTLEIVEITHSNAVREQQKQVQSHSHQQVPRRIASSFITSSEHSKCILCGIGPSHNPFHCTKLCPSQNRCQHCNGLHHTLLHKETLSEVGAATQENVDDANATTNESIALQTSKENAAVILATAIVEICAANGISTMARALLDSCSQSNFITERMANQLKVMRKRVNTKISGIGGTDVFCANHTCTITAKSLTTAFSPTFEAVIIPTISSCHPNQFVDVTSWKIPANIPLADKYFNIPSSIDILLGVDLFWEVLMVGRIKIENQPNFMKTKLGWIVTGSIEGSLQHQRSVSTHVTEANITPQSQGKSTELKYNPSLSSSSEPLLDKLLELFWNLENHEPSRKSILSLEELECEKFFHETTRRCPQTNKFIVRLPFKSTSPVLGQSRQRAQRRLFHLESRLDRDNEIKNEYHRFMKEYMELNHMCVSKQNDVLYHIPHHCVVKPDSSTTRLRVVFDASCATTNGKSLNDLLLVGPTLQDNIFTILTRFRYHKFVLVADIAKMYRQVLVDESDQKWQSILWREHTSKQVETYNLKTVTYGTSCAPYLAVKCLQQTGKEGLERYPLGAKAVLRDFYVDNLMTGADTVEELKIIMKEVIEVLKCGGFPLRKFASNKESVLSDIHPSEREEIVEVEYMHYIKTLGLKWSPTDDVFSFSYSNSECSNTTKRSILAQMASFFDPIGFVNPIISRCKILMQELWRLKIHWDESVPHDIFSEWSHIRKELALVSRLLIPRYVTFNENTCVHVFVDASKRAYGACIYAVTTTNTIESKLLCAKSKVAPIKDTSLPRLELCAALLGSELLHSIKPSFPNAPHKIFCWSDSTITLAWISNEPSRWQSLISNRVEKIQRLTHDCIWQHVPSNLNPADLLSRGTNVNNENKEFWFQGPEFLKHQQTNWPKQHHMSTELDTVQDVTSLMSSAVEDIISSHKYVNRYEKLLRIFAYVNRFLNSTKNKQSTDGAINVNEMNSSLSLICRIIQMVSFSHEINLLCNKRPLHSHSKLIQLSPFLYNGLLLVGGRLKNSSLPFNAKHPILLPGHHPFVRTIINYFHVRNLHAGAQSLHNILRDQFWIINGRNVIRQVIHQCVLCFRCRPTTEYQVMGSLPSDRVERSFPFLICGVDYCGPFSLTSRLRGRPLSKVYLAVFICFSVKAVHLELVPELTTQSFISALKRFIARRGHCSTIYSDNATNFIGANRELREMLKSFMSDDHYKMVNEACGEAGITWRFIPPRSPHFGGLWESAVKQAKHYIRRTIGNHILSHDEMHTVCCQSEAIINSRPLTPLSSDPNDLRPLTPAHFLIGRPLTTLAEPSVVQVNPASLKRYQMVQWIQQQFWDRWRNEYLKTLQQKTKWSTTMINLQVNDLVLLKEENVPPLKWPLARVISCSPGDDGYVRVVTVKTADGTFKRSITKLCKLPISIFHCPTGLLNENTQHKQSIKTTQVICNLFSVSCDMHQKPMHKKRSLCTTIYVQSVGRTKGTRETEKTLSHTLPTAQLRSTSVNIVRIKINTK; from the exons ATGCAGAACGCACAGAACCAAATTAGCATTGATGAATCGTCGTGTGCCTCTGGTGGCATAGGCAGCATTAGAACAAAAACATTGCAACGCGACCATCTAGTTAAACGGATTATGGGATTACAAACAGAAAAGGCTAAACTCATGCAAATGTCGTCTCATCAATTGGATGTGAAATTGTCTCTATGGgaaagacaatacgacttcttTGAAAAGATTCAAGGAGAGCTCGAGTCTCTTGACGAA CGGTTGTCTACACAAGGGTTTAATCTATCGGATACTGTCATGTCAAGCACACGGGTGGTACAGCAACCATCACTAGTGGCACATCGGCCTCATCTGCCAACGTTGCAGTTGACCAAATTCAGTGGTGATTATAAAGAGTGGATGGGCTTCTACAATATGTTTTGCGAGTTAGTTCATGAAAATCCGGAATTGTCGAACATCGCAAAGTTCCAATACTTAAAGTCATGTTTAACAGATACAGCAGCTCGACTTATACAATCATTGGAAGTGACAGCGGATAACTATGAGAGTGCTTTGGATATGTTAAAACAACGGTTTGATAACAAAAGGCTAATTTTTCAAGCTCACTTGCTTAATATGTTTCAATTGCAAAGCATTCAGAAACCGACAGTAGCTTCAATTCGGTTGTTTATAGATAATATTAACTCCAGTCTCCGGGCTTTGAGATCATTTGCATCACCCGATCAAATTGCTGATGGAGTTTTATTACACTTGATAGTTTCGAAGCTCGATAAAGAGTCACAATCAAAATGGGAAGATGACATATATTTTTCATGTGACTTAAACAAATCTTCCACATCTTTTCAATTGCCAAATTGGGAcaatttgtctaattttttagaACGACGTTGCAAGACGCTAGAGATTGTGGAAATCACGCACAGTAATGCTGTTCGTGAGCAGCAAAAACAAGTTCAATCTCATTCACATCAACAAGTCCCCAGAAGAATTGCTTCCTCCTTTATTACAAGTAGTGAACATTCAAAGTGCATACTTTGTGGCATTGGTCCGAGTCATAATCCCTTCCATTGTA CGAAATTGTGTCCCTCCCAAAACAGGTGCCAACACTGTAATGGCTTACACCACACTTTACTTCACAAAGAGACATTGTCAGAAGTTGGTGCTGCGACCCAAGAAAATGTTGATGACGCAAACGCTACAACAAATGAATCTATAGCTCTTCAAACATCCAAGGAAAATGCTGCTGTTATTCTTGCAACCGCCATAGTAGAAATATGCGCAGCGAATGGAATATCAACAATGGCCAGAGCTTTGTTAGATTCTTGTTCCCAGTCCAATTTCATCACTGAGAGAATGGCAAATCAATTGAAAGTTATGCGAAAAAGAGTTAACACAAAAATTAGTGGTATTGGAGGGACCGACGTGTTTTGTGCCAACCATACTTGCACTATCACTGCCAAGTCTTTGACTACAGCCTTTTCACCAACTTTTGAAGCGGTCATAATTCCTACAATTTCATCTTGTCACCCAAATCAATTTGTAGACGTCACGAGCTGGAAGATTCCAGCCAACATACCTTTAGCTGACAAATACTTTAATATACCATCATCTATTGACATATTATTGGGAGTGGACTTATTTTGGGAGGTGCTCATGGTAGgaagaataaaaattgaaaatcagccaaactttatgaaaacaaaattaggATGGATTGTCACAGGTTCTATTGAAGGTAGTTTGCAACATCAACGTTCCGTTTCAACTCATGTAACAGAGGCTAACATAACACCCCAAAGCCAAGGCAAATCTACAGAATTGAAGTATAATCCCAGTCTTTCGTCATCATCCGAACCTTTGCTTGATAAACTGTTGGAATTATTTTGGAATCTAGAAAATCATGAGcctagtcgaaaatcgattttatcGTTAGAAGAGCTagagtgtgaaaaattttttcatgagACGACTAGAAGGTGCCCACAAACAAATAAGTTCATTGTACGTTTGCCCTTTAAATCTACCTCCCCAGTATTGGGACAATCTCGTCAAAGAGCTCAAAGAAGACTGTTCCATTTGGAATCAAGACTTGACCGtgataatgaaattaaaaacgaATATCATCGTTTTATGAAGGAGTACATGGAACTCAATCACATGTGTGTTTCAAAGCAAAACGATGTTTTGTATCATATTCCCCACCATTGCGTCGTAAAGCCGGACAGTAGCACCACTCGACTAAGAGTTGTGTTTGATGCatcgtgtgcaacaacaaatggtaaGTCTTTAAACGACTTATTATTAGTCGGGCCAACTCTTCAAGACAATATCTTTACAATTCTCACTCGATTTCGGTACCACAAATTTGTTCTGGTGGCTGACATCGCTAAAATGTACCGACAAGTGCTTGTGGATGAATCAGACCAAAAGTGGCAAAGTATTTTGTGGAGAGAACATACTAGCAAACAAGTGGAAACATACAACTTGAAAACAGTTACATATGGTACAAGTTGCGCACCGTATTTAGCCGTAAAATGTCTCCAGCAAACTGGTAAGGAAGGATTGGAGAGATATCCGCTAGGAGCAAAGGCAGTACTGCGTGACTTTTACGTAGATAATTTGATGACAGGCGCCGACACAGTTGAAgagttaaaaataattatgaagGAAGTTATTGAAGTATTAAAATGTGGTGGATTCCCATTAagaaaatttgcttcaaataaaGAAAGCGTCCTGTCCGACATTCACCCATCCGAGCGAGAAGAAATTGTGGAAGTGGAATATAtgcactatatcaaaactttggGCTTGAAATGGTCGCCAACAGATGATGTCTTCAGCTTTTCATACAGTAACTCAGAATGTTCGAACACCACAAAGAGGTCCATTTTAGCACAAATGGCGAGCTTTTTTGACCCAATAGGGTTCGTAAATCCTATCATATCAAGGTGCAAAATCCTAATGCAAGAGTTATGGAGACTGAAGATCCATTGGGACGAGAGTGTGCCACACGACATATTTTCAGAATGGAGCCACATTCGCAAGGAATTAGCCCTGGTAAGTCGACTTTTGATACCACGGTATGTGACATTTAACGAAAACACCTGTGTTCATGTTTTTGTGGACGCAAGCAAAAGAGCCTATGGAGCCTGTATATATGCCGTAACTACAACCAATACCATAGAGAGTAAATTATTATGTGCCAAATCGAAAGTGGCTCCCATTAAGGACACAAGCCTTCCCAGGCTCGAACTTTGTGCCGCTTTATTGGGGAGCGAGCTACTTCATTCAATAAAACCCTCATTTCCAAATGCACCTCACAAAATCTTTTGCTGGTCCGACTCAACAATAACACTTGCCTGGATATCTAATGAGCCGTCACGTTGGCAGTCTCTTATTTCAAACAGAGTCGAAAAAATACAAAGGCTTACACATGATTGTATTTGGCAACATGTGCCATCAAATCTGAACCCAGCTGATTTACTTTCCCGTGGAACAAACGTTAATAATGAAAACAAAGAATTTTGGTTTCAGGGTCCAGAATTTTTGAAACATCAACAAACCAACTGGCCAAAACAACACCATATGTCAACAGAACTTGATACTGTCCAAGACGTAACCAGTCTAATGTCGTCTGCTGTAGAAGACATCATAAGTAGCCACAAATATGTGAACAGGTATGAAAAACTATTAAGAATTTTTGCATATGTAAACCGGTTTCTGAATTCAACAAAAAATAAGCAAAGCACAGACGGTGCAATAAATGTCAATGAAATGAATTCGTCACTTTCACTTATATGTCGCATCATTCAAATGGTATCATTCTCACATGAGATAAACTTGCTCTGCAACAAAAGACCATTACATAGTCATTCGAAATTAATTCAGCTCTCACCATTTCTTTATAATGGGCTTTTGTTGGTTGGTGGGAGACTTAAAAATTCATCTCTACCGTTCAATGCTAAGCATCCAATTCTCTTGCCAGGCCACCACCCCTTCGTGAGAACGATTATCAACTACTTCCATGTCAGAAATCTACACGCTGGTGCTCAGTCTCTTCATAACATACTTCGCGATCAATTTTGGATCATCAACGGTAGGAACGTTATAAGGCAAGTTATACATCAATGCGTATTATGTTTCCGATGTCGACCAACCACAGAATACCAAGTAATGGGATCTCTTCCAAGTGACCGAGTGGAGCGGTCATTTCCATTTCTTATCTGTGGGGTGGATTATTGTGGACCTTTTTCCCTCACTTCTAGGCTTCGTGGTCGCCcattgtcaaaggtttatttggCTGTGTTCATTTGTTTCTCGGTGAAGGCCGTCCATTTGGAGTTAGTCCCTGAACTGACCACTCAATCGTTCATAAGTGCACTGAAAAGATTCATCGCCAGGAGGGGTCATTGTTCGACCATTTATTCGGACAACGCAACAAATTTTATAGGCGCAAATCGAGAGCTTCGAGAAATGTTGAAATCTTTCATGTCCGACGACCACTACAAAATGGTAAATGAAGCTTGTGGTGAAGCTGGCATTACTTGGAGATTTATACCACCTAGGTCTCCGCATTTTGGGGGCTTGTGGGAAAGTGCTGTCAAGCAAGCAAAACATTACATACGACGCACAATTGGCAACCATATATTGTCACACGACGAAATGCATACTGTATGCTGCCAATCCGAAGCGATCATAAACAGCCGCCCACTAACCCCTCTCTCATCTGACCCCAATGACCTTAGACCGCTCACTCCAGCCCACTTTTTAATTGGCCGTCCACTAACGACACTCGCAGAACCATCAGTTGTCCAAGTGAATCCAGCCTCATTGAAAAGATACCAAATGGTACAATGGATCCAACAACAATTCTGGGATAGATGGAGAAACGAATATTTGAAGACCTTGCAACAAAAAACCAAATGGTCAACAACAATGATCAACCTCCAAGTCAATGATTTAGTTCTCTTGAAAGAGGAAAATGTTCCACCACTAAAGTGGCCACTAGCAAGAGTAATCAGTTGCAGTCCAGGGGACGATGGATATGTGCGGGTCGTCACAGTAAAGACAGCAGATGGCACATTCAAGAGATCAATTACCAAGCTTTGCAAACTTCCAATTTCAAT ATTCCACTGTCCAACTGGGTTGCTTAATGAGAACACACAACATAAGCAATCGATAAAAACAACTCAAGTAATCTGCAATTTGTTTTCCGTTAGCTGCGACATGCATCAAAAACCTATGCATAAAAAACGTAGTTTGTGCACGACAATTTATGTGCAGTCTGTTGGTCGAACAAAGGGAACGAGAGAAACTGAGAAAACTTTATCACACACTCTGCCTACAGCTCAGCTCAGATCAACAAGTGTAAACATTGTACGCATAaagataaatacaaaataa
- the LOC142222612 gene encoding glutathione S-transferase 2-like, producing the protein MDFYYLAVSAPCRAVIMTAKAIGIELNKKPLDLYGGEHLKPEFLKINPQHTIPTLVDNGFAIWESRAIMIYLVEKYGKENDPLYPNCPQKRAVINQRLYFDMGSLYKSFAEFFYPQIKEKKPADPELQKKFEDAMEFLNTFLAGSKYAAGDTMTLADLSLLATVSTIEIAQIDFSKYEHLTKWYTNIKDTAPGADENWAGCLECRKFVKK; encoded by the coding sequence atggATTTCTACTACCTAGCAGTCTCAGCCCCTTGCCGAGCGGTTATTATGACTGCCAAAGCAATAGGCattgaattgaataaaaaacctctagatctCTATGGTGGTGAACATTTAAAACcggaatttcttaaaatcaatCCACAACACACCATACCAACATTGGTCGATAATGGTTTTGCCATATGGGAGTCTCGAGCCATAATGATTTATTTGGTCGAAAAATATGGCAAAGAAAATGATCCCCTATATCCCAATTGCCCTCAAAAGAGGGCTGTGATAAATCAACGTCTCTATTTTGATATGGGATCGTTATATAAAAGTTTTGCCGAGTTCTTTTATCCCCAGATAAAAGAGAAGAAACCAGCAGATCCAGAATTACAAAAGAAATTCGAAGATGCTATGGAATTTTTAAATACTTTCTTAGCTGGATCTAAATATGCTGCTGGTGATACTATGACTTTGGCTGATTTATCTTTGCTGGCTACTGTCAGCACTATTGAAATAGCTCAAATAGATTTTAGTAAATATGAACATTTGACCAAGtggtatactaacatcaaggaTACAGCACCAGGAGCTGATGAAAATTGGGCTGGATGTTTGGAATGcaggaaatttgttaaaaaataa